Proteins from a genomic interval of Diaminobutyricimonas aerilata:
- a CDS encoding alpha,alpha-trehalose-phosphate synthase (UDP-forming), with protein sequence MTDSSRRVDFVVVSNRLPVDHVVDDDGTERWQPSPGGLVTALSPVMATNDGAWVGWPGRADLDLDEFDADGLHLVPVRLSSDEVDRYYEGFSNDTLWPLYHDVIAPPHYHREWWEAYVAVNERFAAAAASIAAEGATVWVQDYQLQLVPRMLREARPDLTIGFFNHIPFPPYGIYSQLPWRTQIVEGLLGADVVGFQRPADARNFQSAVRRLTTATTSQTAIRLPDGRRLVAKAYPISIDSASYEQLARRPDIRERARQIREDLGNPKVVMLGVDRLDYTKGIGHRLKAFGELLAEGRVSVEDVTLVQVATPSRERVDAYRQLRDEIELTVGRINGDYGTISHQAISYLHHGFPREEMVALCLAADVMLVTALRDGMNLVAKEYVAVRHDGDGVLVLSEFTGAADELKTSLRVNPHDIDGLKDAIVQAIEMPQAERRRRMRAMRKRVLEFDVAYWSSTFLRELAASKNP encoded by the coding sequence ATGACCGACAGTTCCCGCCGAGTCGACTTCGTCGTCGTCTCCAACCGCCTGCCCGTCGACCACGTCGTCGACGACGACGGCACCGAGCGCTGGCAGCCCTCCCCGGGCGGACTCGTCACCGCGCTGAGTCCCGTCATGGCCACCAACGACGGTGCGTGGGTCGGCTGGCCCGGTCGCGCCGACCTCGACCTCGACGAGTTCGACGCCGACGGGCTGCACCTCGTGCCCGTGCGCCTCTCCTCCGACGAAGTCGACCGCTACTACGAGGGCTTCAGCAACGACACGCTGTGGCCGCTCTACCACGACGTCATCGCGCCCCCGCACTACCACCGGGAGTGGTGGGAGGCGTACGTCGCCGTGAACGAACGATTCGCCGCGGCCGCCGCCTCCATCGCCGCCGAGGGCGCCACCGTGTGGGTGCAGGACTACCAGCTGCAACTCGTGCCGCGGATGCTGCGTGAGGCGCGACCCGACCTCACCATCGGCTTCTTCAACCACATCCCCTTCCCGCCCTACGGCATCTACTCGCAGCTGCCATGGCGCACCCAGATCGTCGAAGGACTGCTCGGCGCCGACGTCGTCGGCTTCCAGCGGCCTGCGGATGCCCGGAACTTCCAGAGCGCGGTGCGCCGGCTGACGACGGCCACCACGAGCCAGACCGCCATCCGCCTGCCCGACGGTCGACGCCTCGTGGCGAAGGCGTATCCGATCTCCATCGACTCGGCGAGCTACGAACAGCTCGCGCGGCGCCCCGACATCCGGGAGCGCGCCCGTCAGATCCGCGAAGATCTCGGCAACCCCAAGGTCGTCATGCTCGGCGTGGACCGCCTGGACTACACCAAGGGCATCGGCCACCGGCTCAAGGCCTTCGGCGAACTGCTCGCCGAAGGCAGGGTGAGCGTCGAGGACGTCACGCTCGTGCAGGTCGCGACACCGAGCCGTGAACGGGTCGACGCCTACCGGCAGTTGCGCGACGAGATCGAACTCACCGTCGGACGCATCAACGGCGACTACGGCACGATCAGCCACCAGGCGATCAGCTACCTCCACCACGGGTTCCCCCGCGAGGAGATGGTCGCGTTGTGCCTCGCGGCCGACGTCATGCTCGTCACCGCCCTGCGCGACGGCATGAACCTCGTCGCGAAGGAGTACGTCGCCGTGCGGCACGACGGCGACGGCGTGCTCGTGCTGAGCGAGTTCACCGGAGCGGCGGACGAACTCAAGACGTCACTGCGCGTCAACCCGCACGACATCGACGGGCTGAAGGATGCGATCGTGCAGGCGATCGAGATGCCGCAGGCGGAGCGTCGGCGGCGGATGCGGGCGATGCGCAAGCGTGTGCTCGAGTTCGACGTGGCGTACTGGTCGAGCACGTTCCTGCGTGAGCTCGCCGCGTCGAAGAACCCGTGA
- the otsB gene encoding trehalose-phosphatase — protein sequence MSEAGLPEALVGALHELARVKRLLVALDFDGTLAPEVDDPAKARALPLAHEAVLRLRALPHTRVALVSGRALRSLEEVSGLPDDVLLVGSHGIELRLDNPEDAHVLDEAEQARVRVLDEVLGQVADSIDDVWLEPKPAGFALHTRLATEHNSRVAHLVALSEAQAEVDDLKIRQGKNVLEFAVRSTTKGEAVEHLRRYIDADAVLYAGDDVTDEDAFAALQAHDLGLKSGEGPTLANHRVAGPTEVAAVLDLLATYREGGVHEQ from the coding sequence GTGAGCGAGGCAGGACTCCCCGAGGCGCTCGTCGGAGCGCTCCACGAGCTCGCCCGCGTGAAACGGCTGCTCGTCGCCCTCGATTTCGACGGCACGCTCGCGCCCGAGGTCGACGACCCGGCAAAGGCTCGTGCGCTGCCGCTCGCCCACGAGGCGGTGCTGCGGTTGCGAGCCCTTCCCCACACGCGGGTGGCTCTCGTTTCCGGGCGTGCCCTGCGCAGCCTCGAGGAGGTGTCGGGGCTGCCCGACGACGTGCTGCTCGTCGGATCGCACGGCATCGAGCTGCGCCTGGACAATCCCGAAGACGCGCACGTGCTCGACGAGGCGGAGCAGGCCCGGGTGCGGGTGCTCGACGAGGTGCTCGGCCAGGTCGCCGACTCGATCGACGACGTCTGGCTCGAGCCGAAGCCCGCCGGATTCGCGTTGCACACCCGGCTCGCGACCGAGCACAACAGCAGGGTCGCGCACCTCGTCGCGCTCAGCGAGGCGCAAGCCGAGGTCGATGATCTCAAGATCCGGCAGGGCAAGAACGTGCTCGAGTTCGCCGTCCGGTCCACGACCAAGGGCGAGGCCGTCGAGCACCTCCGCCGCTACATCGACGCCGATGCGGTGCTCTACGCCGGGGACGACGTCACCGACGAGGACGCGTTCGCGGCGCTGCAGGCCCACGACCTCGGCCTCAAGAGCGGCGAGGGGCCCACCCTCGCGAATCACCGCGTGGCCGGCCCGACGGAGGTCGCCGCGGTGCTCGACCTGCTCGCCACCTACCGCGAAGGCGGCGTGCACGAGCAATAG
- a CDS encoding Na+/H+ antiporter subunit A, translating into MLILLALFGVLAMFLPAIERRIGLWVFVVAALVPAAAFVHAALNGPPALADAVVERYEWVPQLGLTLDVRLDPLSWVMALIVTGVGALVLVYCTRYFAPDAHNVGRFAGVLLAFAGAMYGLVIADDVFLLFIFWEATTVFSYLLIAHHTSRRVSRGAALQALLVTTLGGLVMLVGLVLLAVETGTSSLPAIIEAAPRGDLVTVAVLLVLVGAISKSAIAPFHFWLPAAMAAPTPVSAYLHAAAMVKAGIYLVARMAPGFAEVPGWHEVLVTLGVLTMLLGGYRSLRESDLKLVLAYGTVGQLGFLMTVVSIGTRDAALAGLALLLAHALFKSTLFLVVGIIDHRAGTRDLRKLSGLGREEPALAVIAVLAAASMAGLPPTLGFVAKEAVFASLLADAAEGSLWSTAAIVGVVAGSVLTVAYTARFVWGAFALKQGVEPVREDTERWSFLAPPALLAFSGLALGLAAAALDPLLAPHADAVPARTDEVAHLALWHGWEPALALSGVTLILGLAMFRFRDGVASVQRRLSRPRGAVDAYWGTLRGVDVTAARTTAFTQRGSLPLYLAIILLVFVVAVSAALSLNRSWPDALVPWDHPGEGAVVVVMIVAAVAAARASKRFQAVVLVGVTGIGMAALFGLHGAPDLALTQALVEIITLVAFVLVLRRLPARLGTKHGSTHRLGRALIGAAVGLTMAVVAVVAVGVRTAEPISIEFPRLAVDGGHGKNVVNVALVDLRGWDTMGELSVLIVAATGVASLIFISSRNDELPRARRPVRAEGRRRLLERLRPVRHPDDADVDRGTWLLAGRALAARNRSILLEVVVRLIFHSIIVVSVYLLFAGHNAPGGGFAGGLVAGLALVARYLAGGRYELGAAAPLDAGTLLGSGLFFAVGTALVPLFFGADALTSTWFEAELPVLGHVEFVTSTLFDVGVYLVVIGLVLDVLRSLGGEVDRQQEDELQEVRS; encoded by the coding sequence ATGCTGATCCTCCTCGCGCTGTTCGGGGTCCTCGCGATGTTCCTGCCGGCGATCGAGCGGCGGATCGGCCTGTGGGTCTTCGTGGTCGCCGCTCTCGTGCCGGCCGCGGCGTTCGTGCACGCCGCCCTCAACGGCCCGCCGGCTCTCGCCGATGCGGTCGTCGAGCGGTACGAGTGGGTGCCGCAGCTCGGGCTCACGCTCGATGTTCGCCTCGATCCGCTGTCGTGGGTGATGGCGCTCATCGTCACCGGTGTCGGGGCGCTCGTGCTGGTGTACTGCACCCGTTACTTCGCGCCCGACGCGCACAACGTCGGGCGGTTCGCGGGTGTGCTGCTCGCGTTCGCGGGAGCGATGTACGGGCTCGTCATCGCCGACGACGTCTTCCTGCTGTTCATCTTCTGGGAGGCGACGACCGTCTTCTCCTACCTGCTCATCGCGCACCACACGAGCCGGCGGGTGAGCCGCGGCGCGGCGTTGCAGGCGCTGTTGGTCACGACGCTCGGCGGGCTCGTGATGCTCGTCGGCCTCGTGCTGCTCGCGGTCGAGACCGGCACGAGCAGCCTGCCCGCGATCATCGAAGCGGCTCCGCGCGGGGACCTCGTGACGGTGGCCGTGCTGCTCGTGCTCGTCGGCGCGATCTCGAAGTCGGCGATCGCCCCGTTCCACTTCTGGCTCCCGGCCGCCATGGCCGCGCCGACGCCGGTGAGCGCGTACCTGCACGCCGCCGCGATGGTGAAGGCGGGCATCTACCTCGTCGCCCGCATGGCGCCCGGATTCGCCGAGGTGCCCGGCTGGCACGAGGTGCTCGTGACGCTCGGCGTGCTCACGATGCTGCTCGGCGGCTACCGCTCGTTGCGCGAGTCGGATCTCAAGCTCGTGCTCGCCTACGGCACGGTGGGGCAACTGGGATTCCTCATGACCGTGGTCTCCATCGGCACGCGCGACGCCGCCCTTGCGGGGCTCGCGTTGCTGCTCGCGCACGCGCTGTTCAAGTCCACGCTGTTCCTCGTGGTCGGCATCATCGACCACCGCGCCGGCACGCGTGACCTGCGCAAGCTCTCCGGTCTCGGCCGGGAGGAGCCGGCCCTCGCCGTCATCGCCGTGCTCGCCGCCGCATCGATGGCCGGACTCCCGCCCACCCTCGGCTTCGTCGCGAAGGAGGCGGTCTTCGCCTCACTGCTGGCGGATGCGGCGGAAGGCTCGCTCTGGTCGACGGCCGCGATCGTCGGTGTCGTCGCGGGATCGGTGCTCACCGTCGCCTACACGGCACGCTTCGTCTGGGGTGCGTTCGCGCTCAAGCAGGGCGTCGAACCCGTGCGGGAGGACACCGAGCGGTGGAGCTTCCTCGCGCCGCCGGCCCTGCTCGCCTTCTCGGGACTCGCGCTCGGCCTCGCGGCGGCCGCGCTCGATCCGCTGCTCGCGCCGCACGCCGACGCCGTCCCCGCCCGCACGGACGAGGTCGCCCACCTCGCGCTCTGGCACGGCTGGGAACCCGCGCTCGCCCTCTCGGGCGTCACGCTCATCCTCGGTCTCGCGATGTTCCGGTTCCGCGACGGAGTCGCGTCGGTGCAGCGCCGCCTCTCGCGGCCGCGCGGCGCGGTCGACGCCTATTGGGGCACGCTGCGCGGCGTCGATGTGACCGCCGCCCGCACGACCGCGTTCACCCAGCGCGGGTCGTTGCCGCTCTACCTCGCGATCATCCTGCTCGTGTTCGTCGTCGCGGTGAGCGCCGCCCTCAGCCTCAATCGGTCCTGGCCCGACGCCCTCGTGCCGTGGGACCACCCGGGCGAGGGGGCCGTCGTGGTCGTGATGATCGTGGCGGCCGTCGCCGCCGCGCGCGCGTCGAAGCGTTTCCAGGCGGTCGTGCTCGTCGGCGTGACCGGCATCGGCATGGCGGCGCTGTTCGGCCTGCACGGGGCACCGGATCTCGCACTCACCCAGGCGCTCGTCGAGATCATCACGCTCGTCGCCTTCGTGCTCGTGCTGCGCCGGCTTCCCGCGCGCCTCGGCACCAAGCACGGCAGCACCCATCGCCTGGGCCGCGCGCTGATCGGCGCGGCCGTGGGCCTCACCATGGCGGTCGTCGCGGTGGTGGCCGTCGGTGTACGCACGGCGGAGCCGATCTCGATCGAGTTCCCGCGTCTCGCCGTCGACGGCGGGCATGGCAAGAACGTCGTCAACGTGGCTCTCGTCGACCTCCGCGGGTGGGACACGATGGGGGAGCTGAGCGTGCTCATCGTGGCCGCGACGGGCGTCGCGAGCCTCATCTTCATCAGCAGCCGCAACGACGAGCTCCCGCGAGCCCGGCGCCCCGTGCGTGCCGAGGGCCGACGGCGCCTGCTCGAACGCTTGCGTCCGGTGCGTCACCCCGACGACGCCGACGTCGACCGCGGCACCTGGCTGCTCGCGGGCCGCGCCCTCGCGGCGCGCAACCGCTCCATCCTGCTCGAGGTGGTCGTGCGGCTCATCTTCCACTCGATCATCGTGGTGTCGGTGTACCTGCTCTTCGCCGGGCACAACGCGCCCGGCGGCGGGTTCGCCGGAGGTCTCGTCGCCGGTCTCGCGCTCGTCGCGCGGTACCTCGCCGGCGGTCGGTACGAGCTCGGCGCTGCCGCTCCGCTCGACGCCGGCACCCTCCTGGGCTCCGGGCTGTTCTTCGCGGTCGGCACCGCTCTCGTGCCCCTGTTCTTCGGGGCCGACGCCCTCACCTCGACGTGGTTCGAGGCGGAACTGCCCGTGCTCGGCCACGTCGAGTTCGTCACGTCGACCCTGTTCGACGTCGGGGTCTACCTCGTGGTCATCGGGCTCGTGCTCGACGTGCTGCGCAGCCTCGGGGGAGAGGTCGACCGTCAACAGGAGGACGAGCTGCAGGAGGTGCGATCGTGA
- a CDS encoding Na(+)/H(+) antiporter subunit C, which yields MSVSIVMLVGMAVLYACGVYLLLEKSMTRVLVGFLLIGNATNLLLLIMAGEAGLAPIVDGDVDPADFTDPLPQILSLTAIVITFAVSAFLMALIYRSWRLEQEDDLEVDEEDVAIGTRQARVTEVVLDESGDTEFGTRATTAIAGAAVLDAEDDDATRPAPDDATDAEGRRG from the coding sequence GTGAGCGTCTCGATCGTGATGCTCGTCGGCATGGCGGTGCTCTACGCGTGCGGCGTCTACCTGCTGCTCGAGAAGAGCATGACCCGGGTGCTCGTCGGATTCCTGCTGATCGGCAACGCGACGAACCTGCTGCTGCTCATCATGGCCGGTGAGGCGGGCCTCGCACCGATCGTCGACGGCGACGTCGATCCGGCCGACTTCACCGATCCGCTGCCGCAGATCCTCAGTCTCACCGCGATCGTCATCACCTTCGCCGTCTCCGCGTTCCTCATGGCGCTCATCTATCGGTCGTGGCGTCTCGAGCAGGAGGACGACCTCGAGGTCGACGAGGAGGACGTCGCGATCGGCACGCGCCAGGCGCGCGTGACCGAGGTGGTGCTCGACGAATCCGGCGACACCGAGTTCGGCACCCGCGCGACGACCGCCATCGCGGGTGCCGCGGTGCTCGACGCCGAGGACGACGACGCGACCCGACCGGCTCCCGACGACGCGACCGACGCCGAGGGGAGACGCGGATGA
- a CDS encoding Na+/H+ antiporter subunit D, which translates to MTALVPLVVLLPLLGAGATLVFKRSARVQQGITVLALVAVLVISGVLLATVDATGSLVMEVGGWAAPFGIVLVVDRLAALMLVISSAVLLAVLVFSVGQGLADGHDETPVSIYHPSYMVLSTGVFTAFVAGDLFNLYVGFEILLVASYVLITLGGTEARIRAGVTYIVVSLLSSLLFLAAVSMIYGAVGTVNMAQISDRIADLPAEVQTVLHVVLLVAFGIKAAVFPLSFWLPDSYPTAPAPVTAVFAGLLTKVGVYAIIRTETILFPTPELNTPLMLVALLTMVVGILGAVAQADIKRMLSFTLVSHIGYMILGVGLGSAAGTSAAIFYIAHHIVVQTTLFLAAGLIERIGGTTSITRLGGLLSAAPVVAVLFFIPALNLGGIPPFSGFIGKLGLFEASAEQATPLAYLLIGAGALVSLLTLYAMARAWNLAFWRPADEVEEYDSALVNELEEAPHAPTTVEARTLPRLMIWSTAAMVVFSCALTVFAGPLYELSSRAGENLQGTDFYVESVLGERDR; encoded by the coding sequence ATGACCGCCCTCGTGCCCCTCGTCGTGCTGCTTCCCCTCCTCGGGGCGGGGGCGACCCTCGTCTTCAAGCGCAGCGCGCGCGTGCAGCAGGGCATCACCGTGCTGGCCCTCGTCGCCGTGCTCGTGATCAGCGGTGTGCTGCTCGCGACCGTCGACGCGACCGGCAGCCTCGTGATGGAGGTGGGCGGCTGGGCGGCACCGTTCGGCATCGTGCTCGTCGTCGACCGGCTCGCCGCTCTGATGCTCGTGATCTCGTCGGCGGTGCTGCTCGCGGTGCTCGTGTTCTCGGTGGGGCAGGGTCTCGCCGACGGTCACGACGAGACCCCCGTCTCGATCTACCACCCGAGCTACATGGTGCTGTCGACGGGGGTGTTCACGGCATTCGTCGCCGGTGACCTCTTCAACCTCTACGTCGGTTTCGAGATCCTCCTCGTCGCGAGCTACGTGCTCATCACCCTCGGCGGCACCGAGGCGCGCATCCGCGCCGGCGTCACCTACATCGTGGTGAGCCTGCTCTCGTCGCTGCTCTTCCTCGCCGCCGTGTCGATGATCTACGGCGCCGTCGGCACCGTGAACATGGCGCAGATCTCGGACCGGATCGCCGACCTGCCCGCGGAGGTGCAGACGGTGCTGCACGTCGTGCTGCTCGTGGCGTTCGGCATCAAGGCGGCGGTCTTCCCGCTGTCGTTCTGGCTGCCCGACTCGTACCCGACGGCACCCGCCCCCGTGACGGCCGTGTTCGCGGGCCTGCTGACGAAGGTCGGCGTCTACGCGATCATCCGCACCGAGACGATCCTGTTCCCGACTCCGGAGCTCAACACGCCGCTCATGCTCGTGGCGCTGCTGACGATGGTGGTCGGCATCCTCGGTGCCGTGGCGCAGGCCGACATCAAGCGGATGCTGTCGTTCACCCTCGTCAGCCACATCGGCTACATGATCCTCGGCGTCGGGCTCGGGTCGGCAGCCGGCACCTCGGCGGCCATCTTCTACATCGCGCACCACATCGTCGTGCAGACGACCCTGTTCCTCGCCGCCGGACTCATCGAGCGGATCGGCGGCACCACGTCGATCACCCGCCTCGGCGGTCTGCTGAGCGCTGCGCCGGTCGTCGCGGTGCTGTTCTTCATCCCCGCCCTGAACCTCGGCGGCATCCCGCCGTTCTCGGGGTTCATCGGCAAGCTCGGCCTGTTCGAGGCGAGCGCCGAACAGGCCACCCCCCTCGCCTACCTGCTGATCGGTGCGGGAGCGCTGGTCTCCCTGCTCACGCTCTACGCGATGGCACGGGCGTGGAACCTCGCGTTCTGGCGTCCCGCCGACGAGGTGGAGGAGTACGACTCCGCGCTCGTCAACGAGCTCGAGGAGGCGCCCCACGCCCCGACGACGGTCGAGGCGCGCACCCTTCCGCGGCTCATGATCTGGTCGACCGCGGCGATGGTCGTGTTCAGCTGCGCGCTCACCGTGTTCGCCGGGCCGCTCTACGAGCTGTCGTCGCGAGCGGGCGAGAACCTTCAGGGGACCGACTTCTACGTCGAGAGCGTGCTCGGGGAGCGCGACCGATGA
- a CDS encoding Na+/H+ antiporter subunit E: protein MSDDPTNDGGGRTRELGFRLWQQLPLLVVLVALWMLLWGSLSLLTIVTGIVLALAVTRVFYLPPVELSGRFNVFWFAVFIARFGIELVAASFQVAWQAVSPRGVRQNAVIAVPLETRSDFIVTLTSISIALIPGSLVVEIDRENSVVYLHALSVRNEADVEANRRRVLEYEARIVRALGSRDDVERMRS, encoded by the coding sequence ATGAGCGACGACCCGACGAACGACGGCGGTGGGCGCACGCGCGAGCTGGGATTCCGGCTGTGGCAGCAGCTGCCGCTGCTCGTGGTGCTCGTCGCCCTGTGGATGCTGCTGTGGGGCTCGCTCTCCTTACTCACCATCGTGACCGGCATCGTGCTCGCCCTCGCCGTGACACGGGTGTTCTACCTGCCGCCGGTCGAGCTCTCCGGCCGGTTCAACGTGTTCTGGTTCGCCGTCTTCATCGCGCGGTTCGGCATCGAACTCGTCGCCGCCTCGTTCCAGGTCGCCTGGCAGGCGGTGTCGCCTCGCGGGGTGCGGCAGAACGCCGTGATCGCCGTGCCGCTCGAGACGCGCTCCGACTTCATCGTGACCCTCACCTCGATCTCGATCGCGCTCATCCCCGGATCCCTCGTCGTCGAGATCGACCGGGAGAACTCGGTCGTCTACCTCCACGCGCTCTCGGTGCGGAACGAGGCGGACGTCGAGGCGAACCGGCGACGGGTGCTCGAGTACGAGGCACGCATCGTGCGCGCGCTCGGCTCCCGCGACGACGTCGAGAGGATGCGCTCGTGA
- a CDS encoding monovalent cation/H+ antiporter complex subunit F translates to MSLVYLAVGILLTITAVLAVVRIVRGPSILDRIIASDMLMSTLILVLGTEMVMNGHTRTVPIMLVLAATAVFGSIAVARYVSKQDRTNEGRP, encoded by the coding sequence GTGAGTCTCGTCTACCTCGCCGTGGGAATCCTGCTCACCATCACCGCGGTGCTCGCCGTGGTGCGGATCGTGCGCGGGCCGTCGATCCTCGATCGGATCATCGCCTCCGACATGCTCATGTCGACGCTGATTCTCGTGCTGGGCACCGAGATGGTGATGAACGGCCACACCCGCACCGTGCCGATCATGCTCGTGCTCGCCGCGACGGCCGTGTTCGGGTCGATCGCGGTCGCCCGCTACGTGTCGAAGCAGGACCGGACTAACGAGGGGCGACCGTGA
- the mnhG gene encoding monovalent cation/H(+) antiporter subunit G, with product MFEPVLDVIAAVCLLLGALLSAAAGVGLLRFPDALSRMHAASKPQILGLVLVLAAIALTARSWSTVLVLVPVLLFQLLTVPISAHMIGRAGYRTGNFRRELLLVDELEEAVERASVEQSEERRRAEPDDR from the coding sequence ATGTTCGAACCCGTGCTCGATGTGATCGCCGCCGTCTGCCTGCTGCTGGGCGCGCTGCTCTCCGCCGCAGCCGGCGTGGGGCTCCTGCGGTTCCCGGATGCGCTCAGTCGGATGCACGCGGCATCCAAGCCGCAGATCCTGGGTCTCGTCCTCGTGCTCGCCGCCATCGCGCTCACCGCCCGCAGCTGGTCGACGGTGCTCGTGCTCGTACCGGTGCTGTTGTTCCAGCTGCTCACGGTGCCGATCTCGGCGCACATGATCGGTCGCGCCGGCTACCGCACGGGCAACTTCCGGCGAGAGCTGCTGCTGGTGGACGAACTCGAGGAGGCGGTGGAGCGCGCCTCCGTCGAGCAGAGCGAGGAGCGCCGTCGCGCCGAGCCCGACGACCGGTAG
- a CDS encoding DarT ssDNA thymidine ADP-ribosyltransferase family protein: MAECIHGLEGTSCDVCFPKPAPVVAPKPRTRTAPAPRLTTPRAGASRSAVARPSATRAGERSGPPYVVGTQRLHRFVHVRELEAILTVGAIGPESIEVELLSPAALERRATREFDGRAASEHVAFTLVPESEPWEEVRSGGARARRWSDAARAARPADFAMLVTTIDAVGWPLVVCDDPADPTARVTSDRPSAEELLRRASRDEERRRVAEVLVPREVPVSALQLIAVAHEPIRDRIRALLPKGGPRVAAHPPWFTPNPEWTGA; this comes from the coding sequence GTGGCGGAATGCATCCACGGTCTTGAAGGCACGTCGTGCGACGTCTGCTTCCCGAAGCCGGCCCCGGTGGTCGCGCCGAAGCCCCGCACCCGCACTGCACCGGCCCCGCGTCTCACGACGCCGCGCGCCGGCGCTTCCCGGTCGGCCGTCGCCCGACCGTCCGCGACGCGCGCGGGGGAGCGCAGCGGCCCCCCGTACGTCGTCGGCACCCAGCGCCTGCACCGCTTCGTGCACGTGCGCGAGCTCGAGGCCATCCTCACGGTCGGTGCCATCGGTCCGGAGTCGATCGAGGTCGAACTGCTCTCGCCCGCGGCGCTCGAACGACGCGCGACGCGCGAGTTCGACGGCCGGGCCGCGTCCGAGCACGTCGCCTTCACCCTCGTGCCCGAATCCGAGCCATGGGAGGAGGTGCGTTCCGGCGGAGCCCGCGCCCGGCGCTGGTCGGATGCGGCACGCGCCGCCCGTCCGGCCGACTTCGCGATGCTCGTCACGACGATCGACGCCGTCGGGTGGCCGCTCGTCGTGTGCGACGACCCCGCCGACCCGACCGCGCGCGTCACGAGCGACCGTCCGTCGGCCGAGGAGCTGCTGCGCCGCGCCTCGCGCGACGAGGAACGCCGCCGGGTCGCCGAAGTGCTCGTGCCGCGCGAGGTGCCGGTGAGCGCCCTGCAGCTGATCGCCGTCGCGCACGAGCCGATTCGCGACCGCATCCGCGCCCTGCTGCCGAAGGGCGGGCCGCGCGTCGCCGCGCACCCGCCGTGGTTCACCCCGAACCCGGAATGGACCGGCGCCTGA